TACCTCGTAGCCAAGTTTTCGCACTCGAACCAGGCCGCCGCCGTCCGGCAGGAAGAACAGGCTGACCGTACCGGTCTTCGTGGTGAGCGACTTGTTGCCGTTGAGCACGTCCGCGACTTCGACGCCCTCGAGCGGATCCCCGGTTTGCTCGTCGTAGACGCCGAGCACTCGGTACCGGTATGCATAGTTCGCGGGCTTGGCCGCGGGCGCCGGCGGAGACGGTGGATTCTGCGCGCGCACGAACCCGCCGCATAACCCGAGCATGACGGCGGCGAACACGTATTCCCGTTTACTCATTTTACTTTGCTCCATAGAAGAACGAGCCCGCATTTGCCGCCCGCTCCAGCGTACATGAGCGCCGGCGCGCCATCCGGATAAACCTCGAGCGCGGCGATCTGCGTCACCGAGATCGCGTTGATGTCGAAAGGAGGAAGCTGTCCGCTTGCCTGCGCGAGCGGATCGGGCGGCGCGTTGGCCGCGGCCTGGGCGACCGCGGCCGCTCCTCGTCCGCGCCCGCCCGTCGACGCCGGCGATGATCCCTGCCCCGCTGGTCCCGTCGGTTGCGGCCGAGCAGGCGGCTTCACGCTGGAAATCGCCTTGACGGACCTCGCCGGATCGCCGCCCTCGAGCGCGTTCACGGCCACGCCGTCCAAGTAGACCTCGACGCCCGAGGGGCAGCCTCCGGCGGCGCCGAGAGGCGCCTGGGCGCTGTACGCACCGCCAACGGGCCGCAGGTGGACGCGTGGCAGCGTCGCCAGAAAATCCGTCAGCCGCCCGGCGTGCGACGCGGCGATGTCCTTCGCGGTGTAGAAGTAGCCGTTGTACGCCTTGAGCCGCCGCTCGAAATCGCGCAGCTCGAGATTTTGCGCTGCCCTCACGTTCACCGTATCCAGCTCGGTCACGACCCGCTCGAGCGCGAAATGCACGTCGATCGTATCGCGCCGCACGGCAACGAGCCGCGTCTGCATCTGATAGCCGAGCCGCCGGAGTTGCACCACGTATACGCCGGCGGGAACGTCGTTGATCAACAGGCGGCCGCCCTGAGGGACGAGGAACTTCACCTCGAGCGTCGGGAGCTCGATCTCGGCGCCCGTCAGCGGGCTGCCCGCGACGTCAAACGCGGCGACGCGCATGGCCCCAGCGGTGCGACGCACCAGCGGCACCGGCCGGCCCAGCGAATCACGTTGGCCGGCGAGGAACGACAGAGGCAGGATCACTAAGCCGGCGAGAACAGTGGCCGCGCGCATCTCGAGCTCCGGAGGTGGGATATCCGCGCACCAACTCTGTGAGCGGCGTCAGAGTTTCGTCAAGCTCGAATTGGCTGTCGCTGTACTCTTGACCCGTTGCGCGATATCGTTTTGAGCACATGCATCTCGCACCACTCGGCGACCACGCCGTCCTCGTCACGCTCGGCGACTCGATCGGCGAAGCGACACATCGCCGCGTGCAGGCCGCGGTCGCGCGCATCGACCACGCGCGAATCCGCGGCGTCGTCGACCTGGTTCCCGCGTTCGCAAGCGTGGCGGTGCACTATGACCCGCGCGCCGTCGAAGGCGACGGCGGCAGTCCATACGCGCGGCTGCGCGACAGACTTCGGCGGGAGCTGTCCGATCTCACGAACGAAGAACTGCCGCCCGCCCGGGTCGTCGAGATCCCGGTGTGCTATGGGGACGAGCTCGGCCCCGATTTGGACGAGGTCGCGACGATGCATGAGATGTCCGCGGCTGACGTGATTCGTCTGCACAGCGACGCCCTGTATCTCGTGTACATGGTCGGGTTCATGCCCGGCTTCGCGTATCTCGGCGGCTTGCCGGAGCTGATCGCGACGCCCCGGCGCTCGTCGCCTCGATCCGCCGTGCCCGCCGGCACGGTAGGCATCGGCGGGAGTCAAACGGGCGTATATCCGCTCGTGTCGCCCGGTGGGTGGAACCTGATTGGCCGCACGCCGCGCAAGATGTTCGACATTGGTCGCGACGAAGCGACTTTGCTCGCGACAGGCGACCGCGTTCGCTTTCGTCCCATCACACGCGCCGAGTTCGACGATTGGCGCGAGTGAGCGTTCGTGTAATCGGCGCCGGACTTCAAACGACAGTCCAGGATCTCGGCCGGCCGGCGCACATGCGGCAAGGCATTCCCGGCGGCGGAGCGATGGATCGCCGGGCGTGTCGCGTGGCGAACTTGCTCGTCGGGAACGACGAACGCGCCGCCGTGCTCGAGGCGGCGCTCATCGGACCGTCGATTGAATTTCATGCGACGACGTTGATTGCCGTCGCCGGCGGCGATCTAGAAGCGTCGATCGACGGAACGCGACTCCCCGTGTGGCACGCCGCGCTGGTTCCCGCGGGCGCGACGCTGCGCCTTGGCGCGGCGACGACCGGTTGCCGCGCATACGTCGCCTTCGCCGGCGGTATCGACGTGCCATGTGTGTTCGAGAGTCGCTCCACGTATCTGCGCGCGGCGTTTGGCGGCGTCGATGGACGTGCGATTCGCGCGGGTGACGTCGTGGGGTTAGGCGAACCCTCCTCGATGTCGCGACACATCGCGGCATCGCTCGCTCGCGAGAATGGGGCGGTCGGCATCGCGCATTGGAGCGCCGGCGCGACGCTGCGTCCGGCGTATTCGGTGGAGCCCACGGTGCGATTGCTCGACGGCACGCACACGTCGCTCCTGTCCGAACCTTCGCGCCAGCGCCTGTTCACCGAACGATTTCGGATTTCGGCGAGCTCGGACCGAATGGGCTATCGACTGGAGGGAACGCCGCTTTCCCTCGAGCGGCCTATCGAGCTGCTTTCCGAAGCGGTGGCATTTGGGACCATGCAGCTGCCGCCCGGCGGTGCACCGATCGTGCTGATGGCGGATCGACAGACGACGGGCGGCTACCCGCGCATCGGCGAAGTCGCGAGCGTCGATTTGCCGCTGATCGCGCAGCTCAAGCCGGGCGACTTCGTGCGCTTTGAGCCGATCTCGCTGGACGACGCGCAGGCGCTGTACCTTGCGCAGGAAGCGGAGCTTGCGCAGGCGCGCGCGGGACTCGAATGGCGGTTTTCGCGAGGAACGACATGAACGACCGCGTGGATCTCAATTGTGACATGGGCGAGAGCTTCGGCGCGTATCACATCGGCGCCGACGAGGAAGTCTTTCCGTTCATCACGTCGGCAAACGTGGCGTGCGGGTTCCACGGCGGCGACCCGTCGGTGATGCGAACGACGCTTGCGCGCGCGCGCCAGCGCCGAGTGGCGGTCGGCGCGCACCCCGGATTTCCCGATCTGATCGGCTTCGGCAGGCGCACGCTCGACGTCACGCCCGACGAGACGTACGACATGGTGGTGTATCAAGTCGGCGCCCTGCTCGGATTCGCGAAGGCGGCGAACGTCGACCTCCAGCACGTGAAGGCGCACGGCGCGCTGTACAACATGGCGGCCGCGAAGCCCGAGCTTGCCGCCGCGATCGCTCGTGCCGTGCACGACGTCGACAAGCAGCTCATCCTGTTCGGATTGCCCGGCAGCCACCTCATCAGCGAAGGCGAATCCGCGGGATTGACAACGGCGAGCGAAGCCTTCGCGGATCGCAATTACATGCCGGACGGCTCACTCGTTTCGCGTCGCCGGCCGGATGCGCAGGTGCACGGCGCCGACGAAGCGGTGTCGCGCGCCATTCGCATGGTGCGCGAAGGCAAGGTTCGCGCGATCGACGGCAACGACATCGCGATCAAGGCCGACACCATTTGTATTCACGGCGACGGGCCGCACGCCGCCGAATTCGCTCAACGCCTGCGCGAATCGTTCGAGGCGGCCGGCATTTCAGTGCAGCCGCTCAAAGCACAGTCGTGACGTGAGCTTTCCTAGAACCTGAACTCCTTCCCTTCCTCGGCCGCTTTGTAAATCGCCTCGATCACTCGGTGCAACGTCACCTGATCGCTTGGCGGCTCATACGCGACTTCGCCGCGCACGACGCTGACGAAGTGCGCCAGCTCGGCGCGATACGACTGAATGAACGCGCTCTCGCGCCCAGCCGCTCCGCTCGGCGACACGTCGGTCGGGCGGCCGTTCAGTTCCTTCACGACGCGTAGCGGCGCGAGACGTGCGCTGCCGCGCGTCGCGAGCACCTCGAACCACGAGCGCTCGGCTTCGCCGACGTAGGCCGACGAGACGTCGAACAGAAACGACGCTCCACCGGCGCACTCGAGCTGCACGACCATCGCCTCTTCCACCGCGCCCGCTCCACGGCCGCGATCCATGTGGGCGGTCACCCGCACGGGATCGGGATAGTCCGCGAGCCATAACGCGAGATCCAACAGCGGCACACCGTGATCCAGAAATGCGCCGCCGCCCGCCTCGGCGCGGCGATAGCGCCAGCCTTCGGGCGACCGCTTGAACTGATACGCGCCACCGCGCGTGCCGATGATCTTCCCCAGCTCGCCGCCCTGGATGAATCGCGAGAGCGTTTGCACGTCGGTGCGATAGCGATGGTTGTTGGCCACCGCCACCGTGCGATCGGCCCGCGCGGCCGCCGCGAGGATGCGCTCCACACCGCGCGACGTCAGCGAGAGTGGACGCTCGCAGAGTACGTGACGCTTCGACGCGAGCGCGGCGAGCACGTGCGGCTCGTGCAGGTGATTCGGCGTCGCGACGACGACGGCATCGAGCTCGTCCACCTCGAGCATGTCCTCGATGTCCGTGAAGACATCGGGCACCGCGAAACGGTCGGCGAGCGATCGCGCTTTCGGCCGATCATTGTCGCACAATGCCACGAGCTGCGTGCCGCGCATTTTCGCGAGCACGGGTAAATGCGCCAGTTGAGCGATGGCTCCGGCGCCGACGACTCCGATACGAACGGTATCTTTCATGGAGAGCTGGGCTGCGATCCGCGCACATGTCCAAAGTAATACGACGCCCCGGCGCGAACCTGAACCGAGCGAAAGCCGCTGAGCAGGTCGCCACGCACCCCGCCTTCCACGCCGAGGTGATTCACGATCTTGAATGCAATGCCGCCGGTCACGAAAATCCCCGCGGCAATGTCATCGAGCGCACGCTCGACGAACGTGCCCTTGATCAGCTGCCCTTCCGCATTGATGACATGGGCGGCGAATCCCACGCCCAGAAACGGCTTGAGCTCGCCGCTATAGTCCGGCGTATACCGAAGCTGGCCGTCGAACGTGACGTCGTACAGCGTCACTTGAGACGCGTTCACATGCGCATTTGGATCGCTGAGGCTCTTGTGCAGCGAATCCGCGAAGGCCTGAACCACCTCGTGCCGAAACTGCGACTGCCAGTAGCTGGCGCCCGCGATCACCCGCCAGTTGCGCGAGACGTTCCCGTAGTCTGCCTGCACCGCCACGAGGTTGGCCGTTTGGAGCTGGGAGGGTACGACGTGGCCAAAGAAAACCCCGAGCGACGTGATCTCGAGCTTGTCGAGATTCAAACGCTCGACGATGCCATCTTGGGCCGCGGCAGGGCGGGACACGCACGCCCCGATGAGCGCGATCGCCGAGATCGCGCGAACAGCGTAGTGGCGCCGAGAGCTCGGTGCGCAATTCATCGACGGGCGGTCATCGATCGTCGGCAGCGGCGGGCCCCACAGTCGTCCCGGGGTAGTACGTGCTCAGAATCAAACGAAAATCCTGGCCGGCGCGCGCGCGTCCAATCGCGCCCCACTGACACATCCCGACGCCGTGACCGTAGCCGGTGCCGTGAATGATCAACCGCGCGAGCGATCCATCGGCTGCCGAGATCGACTCGACGGAAAAATCGGTGCTGTTGAGGATTTCGCCGCCCGGCTGCCGAAGGACGTATCGAATGTCGTTGCCGCGTACGACGAAGCTCCCGCGGTCCGTGGTGATCGTCGTCGTGGCGACGCGGCCCGACGGTGTATGTCCACCGACCGAGACCTCACGCGCGACACCAACGCGCCCGTTCGGCACCTTCGCGTAGCTCGCCAGATAGCGCGACAGCGCCGCGTTCACCGTTGCCGCCTCGAGCGTTTTCGTCCATCGGAAGCGCGGCGCGATGTCGCAGTAATAACGACCGGTGCCCGGAATCTGATCGCTCACGCGCTGGAGATACGGCTCGTCGTTCGTACGCCACAACTCGGATGCCGCCGCCGTGCTGCCGCCGCACGTCGACGAGTACGGCGCATTCACGACGCGCCCCGCATACTTGAGCACGAGCGTGCGCGTCGACTCCACCGCTTGCGATGCGACGTCCGTCTCGGCGGCGACACCGCCGTACACCTGATCCTGCGTGCCGCCCGTCACGTCGTAATTGCGCGCACTCGGTGATGCGAGATGGACGTACGCGTAACTGCGCGCCGTCACCGCCTGCGCCTGGATCGCCGCCGAATCATCGGGCGCGCGCGTGCCGATCTCGAGCGGAACGACGCCGCGCAGATAATCGTCGATGCGCACCACGTTCACGACCATCACGCCGCTGTCGGTTCCGAAGAACGCCGCATCGCCGCGATACGGTTTGCCGGCGACATCCAGCAGACCGCCGCCGAGCGCGCGCGCATAGAGTGGTCCTTCGGCCCACGACGTCGGTACGCCGTCGCTTCGCACCCCACGCAGCATGCGCCCGTCACGTTCGATGCGCCACGCCGTCGCGTCGTTGGTGCGGCCCATGAAGCCGCCCGAGCGATCGGTGAGCATGATGCCGGACGGGCCCCCAACACGCGGCGTCGCGGGATACACGCCGAGCATCACGCGGATCGTCGTATCACCAACGTCGCGAACGCCGAGGTCGCGTGTCGGTTGTTCCGAGTGCGTTGCCGGTGCGCGAGGTGGCGCGGATGGCGACGTCGTCCGACCGCGCGGCGCCGATGCGGGCGCTCCACCCACGTCGATCGGAATCGTCGTCACGACCGGCGTCGGCGACGAAGAGGTGGTGCACGCCGCCGCGACGAACAGCGTGAGCAGCCGCCGACGCATCATGCGAGCGCCATCGCCTCGTCCAGCCGGTTCAGCGTCTCGTCGACGTCGGCGTCCGAATGCGCGGATGACATGAATGCCGCCTCGAACGCAGACGGTGCGAGATACACGCCGCGATCGAGCGCCGCATGGAAGAAGCGTTTGAATCGCTCGACATCCGACGTCTTCGCATCCGAGAAATTTCGAACAGGCTCGGCGCGGAAGAAAAAGCCCCACATCGATCCGGCGCTGTCGGCCGTGAACGGCACGCCACGGCGAGCCGCACTCTCGCGCAGTCCCTGGACCAGTCGTGTCGTGCGCGCCGAGATCGCGTCGTGCACCTCGGGCGTGAGCCCGCGGAGTGTCGCAAGTCCGCCAGCCATCGCGAGCGGATTGCCCGACAACGTCCCCGCCTGGTACACGGGGCCGTTCGGCGCAATTTGCTCCATCAAATCGGCGCGCCCGCCATACGCGGCGACGGGCAAGCCGCCGCCGATCACTTTCCCGAGCGTCGTCAGATCCGCGATGACACCGAAACGTTCCCGCGCGCCACCATAGGCGACGCGAAATCCCACCATCACTTCGTCAAAGATCAGTAACACGCCGTGCGCGTCGCACAACTTGCGCAATCCCGGCAGAAAGGCTGGATCGGGCGCGATGAACCCCGCGTTGCCAATCACCGGTTCGACGATGATCGCCGCGACGTCGTGCTGCCGCAGCAACTCTTCGACGGCAGCGAGATCGTTGAACGGCGCCACCACGGTGAGTGACGCCAATGCATCGGGCACGCCCGGCGAATTTGGTAGACCCAGCGTGGCGACGCCCGATCCAGCACGCACGAGAAAGGAATCGCCGTGTCCGTGATAGCATCCATCGAATTTGAGTACGACCTCGCGTCCCGTTGCGGCGCGCGCCAGACGGACGGCACTCATCGTCGCTTCGGTGCCGCTCGACACGAAGCGCATCATTTCGATGTGCGGCATGCGTTCGACGATGAGCTCTCCGAGCTCGACCTCGAGCTCCGTCGGAATGCCGAAGCTCGTTCCGCGTTGCATGACTTGTTCGAGCGCCTGCAGCACGACGCGCGGCGCGTGGCCGAGAATGAGCGGCCCCCACGACAACACGTAGTCGATGTACTCGCGTCCGTCGGCGTCCCAGATGCGCGAGCCCTGTCCGCGCTCGACGACGAACGGCTCTCCACCCACGCCGCGAAACGCGCGCACCGGCGAATTTACCCCGCCCGGAAACAGTGCACGGGCGCGTTCCATGATCTCGTGCGATCGTCCCGTCATCGCCCGAAGCTACCGATCGTTCCCATGACATGCAGCGTACGCATCGGACGTTGCGACACCGACGGCGCCGAGACTACGCGGACGAGCGTCGCGTTGAAGTCGACATCTTCGACGACGTCGTCCAGCCGCACGTCGAGAAAGCTGCCCGGCGCGACATCGTCGGCACCGGATACATTCGTGACTCCGTCGATGTCGTCCGCCTGCCACGCCGTGCGCGCCTGCACGACGCCCTCTTCGACGCGATCGACGAGCACGCGCGTCGTCTGGCCGAGGCGTTGCTCGTATCGCTCGGCGGTGATCAGGCGCTGCGTCTCGTTCAATCGCTCGAGGCGCTCGCGCTTCACGTCGTCGGGCACGTCGTCATCCATCGCCGCGGCGCGTGTTCCTTCCTGCGGCGAATACGTGAACGCACCGACGCGCTCGAATTGAATTTCCTCGAGGAACGCGAGCAGCGTCTCGAAATCTTCGTCCGTCTCGCCGGGGAAACCGACGATGCACGTCGTGCGAATGGCAAGATCCGGAATCATCGCGCGAATGCGTTCGACTTTCTCGCGGATGGTGCGCTGACGCTCGGGCCGCCGCATGCGCGCGAGCACCGCGTCGGACGCGTGTTGAATCGGCATGTCGAGATACGGCAGCACGCGCGACTCGGTGGCCATGAGCTCGAGCAGTCGCGGCGTGAGACCGGCCGAATACAGATACAACATCCGAATCCATGGAATCGTCGTCTCACGTACGAGTGCCTCGAGCACATCCGGGAGACTCAGCTTGTCATCGCGGCGATCGCGCCCGTAGTGCGCGAGATCCTGCGCCACGAGATTGAGCTCGCGCGCGCCCTGCGCCTCGAGCAACTGCGCTTCGTGGACGATCTCGTCGAGCGCGAACGACCGATGCTTGCCGCGCATGAGTGGAATCGCGCAGAATGCGCAGCCGTGATCGCAACCTTCGCTGATCTTCAGGTAGCGCACATGGCGAAGGCCGCCGGCGAACGCACGAACGCCCGGATGCACCGCCGGCACGTCGCCTTCCGCGAGCAGCCCGCGCTCCTCGAGCTCCGGAATGAGCCGATCCATCTCGGAGGACCCGAGAAACACATCGATTTCGGGCAGCGCGTCGACGAGTTCGTTCTTGTGTCGCTGCACCATGCAGCCGACACCGACGACCGCCTTGCAGCTGCCCGCGTCCTTGAGGCGGCCGGCTTCGACCAGCGCGTCGATCGATTCCTTCTTCGCGGCGTCGATGAAACCGCATGTGTTCACGACGATCACGTCCGCGTCGGCCATGTCGTCGGTGTAGACGGCGCCGCGGTCGGCGAGCTGAGCGACGTAGCGCTCCGAATCGACGGTGTTTTTATCGCAGCCGAGCGTGATGACGGAGACTTTGAGCACGGGTGAAGTCTAATCGGGGGATCGACTTGCCTGCACCGCGCGCGGAGGTCTTGCGCGATTGTACTTTGTGTTGTAAAGTACTCTCCATGACAGGCTACCCACTCGATCTCGCCGCAACCGCGCCAGCGCCAACGCACCCGTCGGAGCCTCTCCGCCCCGGAACCCAGCGGGCCGTGCTGTTCACGGCCGGCCTGCTCGGCGTCGCCGGCGACAGTCTCCTCCGCGACGGGCCAACCGGCATAGGGCTGCCACTCTGGGTCGGCGTGTTTGGTCTGAACGCCGTGTCACTCGCCTGGAAGGAAAACCGCGCGATCGGACGCGAGGCCGCCGCATGGCTCATGAGCGCCTTCGCATTCAGTGCCGCGCTCGCGTGGCGGAACGGTGACGCGCTGCAATTCTTCGACTTTGCCGCCACGCTCGCGTGCCTCGCCCTCGCCGCGATCGCGCTGAGCTCACCGACCGGCGCTGTCTGGACTCGCCAAGTGCGGACGCTCGTCATGGCGGCGATCAACGTCGCGCGCACCGCCTTGTGGGGGTTCGCACCACTGCTCCTCGGTATTCGATCCACCGAACCCGAGCACGCATCGCGGCGCGCCGGAACCTGGCACACCATCGCGCGGTCGGCGGCGCTGGGCATCGTCGTGCTCGCGATCTTCGGCGCACTCCTCCGCGGCGCCGATCCAATCTTCGCAAGCATCGTCTCGTTGCCTGACTTCGACCTCGCACTCACCGCGAGTCACGTCATCGTTTCCGTGTTCTTCGCTTGGCTCGTCGCCGGTTGGGCGCGCGGAGCGTTGCGCGAACCTCGGCTCGGTTCCGAAGCACCGTTGCCAATTCCGCAACTTGGCTCGCCCGAAATCACCACCGTGCTCGGCGCCCTGAACGTGTTGTTCGCGGCGTACGTCGCGACGCAAATCGCCTGGTTCTTCGGCGGCGAAAACTTTTTGCGCGCGCACACCGGACTTACCGCCGCTGCGTACGCCCGCAGCGGATTCTTCCAGATGGTGACGGTCGTGGCGCTCGTCGTGCCGCTGCTTCTCTCGACGCGATCGCTGCTCCGCCCCGAGCCGGCGCTCGCGCGCCGTCATACCGCCCTGTCGCTTCCGCTGCTGGCTCTCGTCGCCGCCATGGTGGTCTCCGCGGCGCTCCGCATGAAGCTGTACGTCCAGTTCTACGGTTTGACGATCGACCGATTCTATCCGCTCGTCTTCATGGGGTGGGCCTCGGTCGTGCTCGTGGCAATCGCGTGCACTGTCTTGCGCGATCGCGGCGGTTTTGTGCCTGCGTTGTTGATGTCAGGTTTCGCGGTGCTCGCGGCGCTCAATTTCGCCGACCCCGATGCGATCGTCGCGCGTGTCAACGTCGATCGCGCCGCGCGACTCGGGGCAGACAAGCTGGATGTGCCACATCTGGCGCAGCTGCGCGGGACGGCTGTGCCGCTTGCGCTCTCGATCGTGCTCGACGAAGCGAGGCAGACGCCTGCCAAGGACAGATGCATTGCGGCGCGCATGCTGCTCGCTCGCTGGAGCCGCCATCCGGCGCCCAGTCTTCGGGCAACCGGCGATGCATCGTGGCGGCTGTGGAATGCCGACGACGTAATGGCGATGCGCTCCGTCAGCGCGAAGGCCCACGCGCTTCGCGACGTCGCGCATCGCTCGTGCGCCGCGGCGCGCGAGACGACGAGCGAACTACCCGCGCCTCAGCGATAGTTGCCGAATTTGAGCTCGACGCCGAAGTCGCCCTTTCGCAGCAAGGCGATCGCGTCCTGCAGATCATCCTTCGACGGAGAGGTGATGCGTACCTGGTCGCCCTGAATCGATGCCTGCACCTTCTTGAGCTTCGCGTCCTTGATCGCGGCCGCGACTTTCTTCGCCGTGTCGGCATCGAGCGCGGTCTTGAGCTTCACCTCGCGGCGCACGGTGTCGCCGGCCGCCTGCTTGATCTCGCCGATGTCGAGATTCTTCACCGGCACGCCGCGCTTGATGAGCTTCGACTGCAACACGTCGAACAGCGCGCGCATTTGAAAATCGCTGTCGGCCACGAGCAGAATCAAATCTTCGGCGCGTTTGAACTCGATCGTCGAGTTCGAGCCCTTGAAGTCATAGCGCTGGCTGATCTCCTTCTGCGCCTGGTTGACGGCGTTGTCGACTTCCTGGAGATCGACGCCGGTGGTCACGTCGAAAGAGGCGTTTTGGGGCATTGGGTGACTCGGTGACTGGGCGAGAGAGAATACAAACTACAAACGGCACACCCAACAAAGTCAGGTGTGCCGTTCAGTCGCGATTCCGCACGTCTCCCCGGACCGCAGTCGACGGCGGCTGTTCAAGGGTGGGTTGTTAGAGTTTTGGGAGAAAGCGGGGGGGAGCGGCGAATTTGCTCTCGGGACACCAGCCGTCAAG
Above is a window of Gemmatimonadaceae bacterium DNA encoding:
- the hemL gene encoding glutamate-1-semialdehyde 2,1-aminomutase — encoded protein: MTGRSHEIMERARALFPGGVNSPVRAFRGVGGEPFVVERGQGSRIWDADGREYIDYVLSWGPLILGHAPRVVLQALEQVMQRGTSFGIPTELEVELGELIVERMPHIEMMRFVSSGTEATMSAVRLARAATGREVVLKFDGCYHGHGDSFLVRAGSGVATLGLPNSPGVPDALASLTVVAPFNDLAAVEELLRQHDVAAIIVEPVIGNAGFIAPDPAFLPGLRKLCDAHGVLLIFDEVMVGFRVAYGGARERFGVIADLTTLGKVIGGGLPVAAYGGRADLMEQIAPNGPVYQAGTLSGNPLAMAGGLATLRGLTPEVHDAISARTTRLVQGLRESAARRGVPFTADSAGSMWGFFFRAEPVRNFSDAKTSDVERFKRFFHAALDRGVYLAPSAFEAAFMSSAHSDADVDETLNRLDEAMALA
- a CDS encoding 5-oxoprolinase subunit PxpA, which translates into the protein MNDRVDLNCDMGESFGAYHIGADEEVFPFITSANVACGFHGGDPSVMRTTLARARQRRVAVGAHPGFPDLIGFGRRTLDVTPDETYDMVVYQVGALLGFAKAANVDLQHVKAHGALYNMAAAKPELAAAIARAVHDVDKQLILFGLPGSHLISEGESAGLTTASEAFADRNYMPDGSLVSRRRPDAQVHGADEAVSRAIRMVREGKVRAIDGNDIAIKADTICIHGDGPHAAEFAQRLRESFEAAGISVQPLKAQS
- a CDS encoding DUF4173 domain-containing protein, whose product is MTGYPLDLAATAPAPTHPSEPLRPGTQRAVLFTAGLLGVAGDSLLRDGPTGIGLPLWVGVFGLNAVSLAWKENRAIGREAAAWLMSAFAFSAALAWRNGDALQFFDFAATLACLALAAIALSSPTGAVWTRQVRTLVMAAINVARTALWGFAPLLLGIRSTEPEHASRRAGTWHTIARSAALGIVVLAIFGALLRGADPIFASIVSLPDFDLALTASHVIVSVFFAWLVAGWARGALREPRLGSEAPLPIPQLGSPEITTVLGALNVLFAAYVATQIAWFFGGENFLRAHTGLTAAAYARSGFFQMVTVVALVVPLLLSTRSLLRPEPALARRHTALSLPLLALVAAMVVSAALRMKLYVQFYGLTIDRFYPLVFMGWASVVLVAIACTVLRDRGGFVPALLMSGFAVLAALNFADPDAIVARVNVDRAARLGADKLDVPHLAQLRGTAVPLALSIVLDEARQTPAKDRCIAARMLLARWSRHPAPSLRATGDASWRLWNADDVMAMRSVSAKAHALRDVAHRSCAAARETTSELPAPQR
- a CDS encoding Gfo/Idh/MocA family oxidoreductase; translation: MKDTVRIGVVGAGAIAQLAHLPVLAKMRGTQLVALCDNDRPKARSLADRFAVPDVFTDIEDMLEVDELDAVVVATPNHLHEPHVLAALASKRHVLCERPLSLTSRGVERILAAAARADRTVAVANNHRYRTDVQTLSRFIQGGELGKIIGTRGGAYQFKRSPEGWRYRRAEAGGGAFLDHGVPLLDLALWLADYPDPVRVTAHMDRGRGAGAVEEAMVVQLECAGGASFLFDVSSAYVGEAERSWFEVLATRGSARLAPLRVVKELNGRPTDVSPSGAAGRESAFIQSYRAELAHFVSVVRGEVAYEPPSDQVTLHRVIEAIYKAAEEGKEFRF
- the pxpB gene encoding 5-oxoprolinase subunit PxpB, with the translated sequence MHLAPLGDHAVLVTLGDSIGEATHRRVQAAVARIDHARIRGVVDLVPAFASVAVHYDPRAVEGDGGSPYARLRDRLRRELSDLTNEELPPARVVEIPVCYGDELGPDLDEVATMHEMSAADVIRLHSDALYLVYMVGFMPGFAYLGGLPELIATPRRSSPRSAVPAGTVGIGGSQTGVYPLVSPGGWNLIGRTPRKMFDIGRDEATLLATGDRVRFRPITRAEFDDWRE
- a CDS encoding SpoIID/LytB domain-containing protein; this encodes MMRRRLLTLFVAAACTTSSSPTPVVTTIPIDVGGAPASAPRGRTTSPSAPPRAPATHSEQPTRDLGVRDVGDTTIRVMLGVYPATPRVGGPSGIMLTDRSGGFMGRTNDATAWRIERDGRMLRGVRSDGVPTSWAEGPLYARALGGGLLDVAGKPYRGDAAFFGTDSGVMVVNVVRIDDYLRGVVPLEIGTRAPDDSAAIQAQAVTARSYAYVHLASPSARNYDVTGGTQDQVYGGVAAETDVASQAVESTRTLVLKYAGRVVNAPYSSTCGGSTAAASELWRTNDEPYLQRVSDQIPGTGRYYCDIAPRFRWTKTLEAATVNAALSRYLASYAKVPNGRVGVAREVSVGGHTPSGRVATTTITTDRGSFVVRGNDIRYVLRQPGGEILNSTDFSVESISAADGSLARLIIHGTGYGHGVGMCQWGAIGRARAGQDFRLILSTYYPGTTVGPAAADDR
- a CDS encoding YajQ family cyclic di-GMP-binding protein; this encodes MPQNASFDVTTGVDLQEVDNAVNQAQKEISQRYDFKGSNSTIEFKRAEDLILLVADSDFQMRALFDVLQSKLIKRGVPVKNLDIGEIKQAAGDTVRREVKLKTALDADTAKKVAAAIKDAKLKKVQASIQGDQVRITSPSKDDLQDAIALLRKGDFGVELKFGNYR
- a CDS encoding biotin-dependent carboxyltransferase family protein, which gives rise to MSVRVIGAGLQTTVQDLGRPAHMRQGIPGGGAMDRRACRVANLLVGNDERAAVLEAALIGPSIEFHATTLIAVAGGDLEASIDGTRLPVWHAALVPAGATLRLGAATTGCRAYVAFAGGIDVPCVFESRSTYLRAAFGGVDGRAIRAGDVVGLGEPSSMSRHIAASLARENGAVGIAHWSAGATLRPAYSVEPTVRLLDGTHTSLLSEPSRQRLFTERFRISASSDRMGYRLEGTPLSLERPIELLSEAVAFGTMQLPPGGAPIVLMADRQTTGGYPRIGEVASVDLPLIAQLKPGDFVRFEPISLDDAQALYLAQEAELAQARAGLEWRFSRGTT
- the rimO gene encoding 30S ribosomal protein S12 methylthiotransferase RimO is translated as MLKVSVITLGCDKNTVDSERYVAQLADRGAVYTDDMADADVIVVNTCGFIDAAKKESIDALVEAGRLKDAGSCKAVVGVGCMVQRHKNELVDALPEIDVFLGSSEMDRLIPELEERGLLAEGDVPAVHPGVRAFAGGLRHVRYLKISEGCDHGCAFCAIPLMRGKHRSFALDEIVHEAQLLEAQGARELNLVAQDLAHYGRDRRDDKLSLPDVLEALVRETTIPWIRMLYLYSAGLTPRLLELMATESRVLPYLDMPIQHASDAVLARMRRPERQRTIREKVERIRAMIPDLAIRTTCIVGFPGETDEDFETLLAFLEEIQFERVGAFTYSPQEGTRAAAMDDDVPDDVKRERLERLNETQRLITAERYEQRLGQTTRVLVDRVEEGVVQARTAWQADDIDGVTNVSGADDVAPGSFLDVRLDDVVEDVDFNATLVRVVSAPSVSQRPMRTLHVMGTIGSFGR